A stretch of Ischnura elegans chromosome 4, ioIscEleg1.1, whole genome shotgun sequence DNA encodes these proteins:
- the LOC124158090 gene encoding uncharacterized protein LOC124158090, which translates to MNVDRRRVIERLRSDESSRAALNSRGRDTQQYSIGDFVLLHRASKLHASKADFEFLGPYEVREVTPEGRYELKRVGATRQRIVKAAKEQLRPWPKDWSAATDIPRAAAVPRA; encoded by the exons ATGAATGTTGACAGGAGGCGTGTCATCGAGCGACTTCGATCAGATGAATCATCTAGAGCAGCTCTCAACTCCAGAGGGCGTGACACCCAGCAGTACAGCATTGGAGACTTCGTGCTGCTTCACCGGGCGAGCAAGCTTCACGCGAGCAAGGCGGATTTCGAATTCCTTGGTCCTTACGAAGTTCGAGAGGTGACACCAGAGGGACGCTACGAGCTCAAACGGGTCGGCGCTACGAGACAAAGGATCGTCAAGGCTGCCAAGGAACAGCTGCGACCGTGGCCGAAGGATTGGTCGGCTGCGACTGACAT ACCTCGCGCAGCGGCAGTTCCGAGAGCGTAA